The genome window TATTTGCAATAGGCACTTAACTATTGTCATGAATCAATATTGTTGAAATTGGACTCGATCGGCCGAACAGAATATAAATTGATCAGTATATCAatctaaaataaagaaaaaaaaaagtcaattgAACCGTAAATTGCTACAaactatgattaaattatgagctGTAAACCGAATGAACCtgtaaaaaatcaatttacccgatttttatatttttggatcaaatttcTTGACCCTAAAAAAAAATCTACCCTGTTTCCAACCTAGATACATTGAAAACTAGCACAAACCCTTATTTATccataatatgttattttaatttatttattttgatcctTTCCATGcgatttaaataaatcaataacttagtaaattattaaaagtggGGAAATTACAAGAGAACAGCCCAAAATTTACTTTGTTTCATGGTCATGGACCACGAGGGGCAAGACAGAAGCAACTTGGTGCCTTGTCCTCCGGTATCATCCCTCCCCCTTTGCTTGTATTCACTGCTTCCAGCATCTTCACTACATCTTCCATTTCGGGACGGTTCTTCGGATTCGCATCCCAGCATTTCCGCATGATGTTTGCTAATGAACTCGGGCAACACCGCGGGATTGCCGGCCTTAGATTCTGCCGATAAACGACCATGTCGAGTTTTAACTCCCACAATGGTGATGGTACTTATAGTAACGAGCACATGCACAATGACTACACACATTTTACCCCTAGGGTTGAAGCTAGTTTCATACATGCATACGTGACAACTCATATAACATAACATGCAAACTAACCTCTTGAACAACTGCGGACGACACTTGGACAAAGCTAAGATCCGGGAAAGGCATATCGCAGCAATAAATTTCCCACAAGCAAATGCCGAAGCTGTAGACATCGCACTTTCTGTTGTAGGGCTTGCCATTAAGCACCTACATAACGAGATTATGTTACTCGAACTTAGATGTGAGTACAAAATAAAAAGCATTGGTTATGGTTTAAAAGCATACCTCTGGGGCCATGTATCCTAGAGTTCCAGTTTCACCAGTCATGTCACTTGGATTCCAAGCTTCAACACGAGCAACCCCGAAATCGGCGATCTTGACATTTCTGTGAGCATCTAGTAACAAGTTTTCGGTTTTGACATCACGGTGTACGATCTTTCTCGTATGCAGGTAGCTTAGTCTGCGAATTCGGAACAAGTATGATCACCATTGCTGAAGTTTCCGTAAAACAGAGGATAAAAGGCATTCACTTACCCTCTAGAGAGGTCCAAAGCAAGTTGAATGACAACCTTCAAGGCGAGTTTCTTTCGCCGATTTCGTATCAAGTATTGCTTCAACGTGCCACCGGGGAGGTACTCCACAACAACACAGCAAGCTCTAGAAGGAAGGGAATCGTGACCATCGGCCGACGTTATCATAAGGTTTGAAGTTCCCATTGAAGCTCCTACAAACTGTAAACAAATGCATTGAACAAATCCCACTACTTACATTAAGGCTTTCACTACAATGCCAATAAGTAAACATACAACGTAGAAGAAAAATCAAACCTTCGTAACATTAGGATGATCGAGCTTATGCCAAACGGCAACCTCTTGCTTAAATGCCGCTTGCATCGCAGTGGTTTCAGCCGGTGCAGCATTACCACCTCCCCAGTCCAACACCTTGACTACAACATTCAACATTACAATGCAATGAGTTCCGTATCATTTCTAGATAATAAATGAAACTAAAACAGTGACCAAAAGAGGGAAATAGTACCTGCAACATCTTTATTATCATAGGTTGCACGATAGACGGTACCATAGGTGCCATGAGCTATGACATACCTTAAATCTATCTTAGACAAATCAACCTCCCATGCCTCTACAGGCCTTTGTTTCTCAATGTTCTTGGACCAAACCAGGTTGAGGTGCTTCTCAAGTAGCATATCCaagctttttaaatcaattttatcaGCTCTGAACATCATATCTTTAGTATTAATGGCCCCCTTCATCTTCGAATTCTCATCTGATTCCT of Gossypium raimondii isolate GPD5lz chromosome 3, ASM2569854v1, whole genome shotgun sequence contains these proteins:
- the LOC105796673 gene encoding serine/threonine-protein kinase STY13, which produces MGMDSKSGQEGGGDGGINIPKESDENSKMKGAINTKDMMFRADKIDLKSLDMLLEKHLNLVWSKNIEKQRPVEAWEVDLSKIDLRYVIAHGTYGTVYRATYDNKDVAVKVLDWGGGNAAPAETTAMQAAFKQEVAVWHKLDHPNVTKFVGASMGTSNLMITSADGHDSLPSRACCVVVEYLPGGTLKQYLIRNRRKKLALKVVIQLALDLSRGLSYLHTRKIVHRDVKTENLLLDAHRNVKIADFGVARVEAWNPSDMTGETGTLGYMAPEVLNGKPYNRKCDVYSFGICLWEIYCCDMPFPDLSFVQVSSAVVQENLRPAIPRCCPSSLANIMRKCWDANPKNRPEMEDVVKMLEAVNTSKGGGMIPEDKAPSCFCLAPRGP